One window of the Bombus affinis isolate iyBomAffi1 chromosome 10, iyBomAffi1.2, whole genome shotgun sequence genome contains the following:
- the LOC126920895 gene encoding collagen alpha-5(IV) chain-like isoform X3: MLGRVRAAFFSLVIATSLLQYTQQQGSRQSREVILNISDEQKIQYLNQDFYSNAYNYGYEVSPNGQFHHEVRGPDDITYGCYGYIDPFGKLKTTFYISDGWGYRVVQPGNSVELFLHEHEHHHEDDTGQHHQEHDDHHDHHGVITEWANLYFPEICRQFDGTGSGSNVIPIPGYPGMPEKPSQPGYPGKPGTPGIPGTPGTPGQPGYPGTPPQPGYPGTPGTPGTPGTPGYPGTPPQPGYPGKPGTPGTPGTPGTPGTPGQPGYPGTPPQPGYPGKPGTPGTPGTPGTPGQPGYPGTPPKPGYPGKPGTPGTPGTPGTPGQPGYPGTPPQPGYPGKPGTPGTPGTPGTPGTPGQPGYPGTPPQPGYPGTPGIPGTPGTPGYPGTPPQPGYPGKPGTPGTPGTPGTPGQPGYPGTPPQPGYPGEPGTPGTPGTPGTPGQPGYPGTPPQPGYPGKPGTPGTPGTPGTPGQPGYPGTPPQPGYPGTPGIPGTPGTPGYPGTPPQPGYPGKPGTPGTPGTPGTPGSPGQPGYPEKPPQPGYPGKPGAPGTPGTPGTPGKPGYPGKPPQPGYPGKPGTPGTPGTPGTPGQPGYPGTPPQPGYPGTPGIPGTPGTPGTPPQPGYPGTPPQPGYPGTPGTPGTPGTPGTPPQPGYPGKPGTPGTPGTPGTPGQPGYPGTPPQPGYPGTPGTPGTPGTPGTPGQPGYPGTPPQHGYPGTPGTPGTPGTPGKPPQPGYPGKPGTPGTPGTPGTPGQPGYPGTPPQPGYPGTPGTPGTPGTPGTPPQPGYPGKPGTPGTPGQPGYPGTPSQPGYPGTPGTPGYPGKPGTPGTPDTPGTPGQPGFPGIPPQPGYPGTPGIPGGPAHPGYPGTPGIPGKPGKPGKPGKPGKPGKPGVPAIPEQPPYPGSSETPETPGIPYPPPYPPSPEYPVSPGSPGAPGLPGIPGIPGKPGRPGKPGKPAKPSKPGHPSHPGYPGSPGSPGSPGHPGSPGTPGHPGTPGTPGTPGIPGTPPIPPRPGYPGIPGTPGIPGTPGTPPIPPQPGYPGIPGTPGIPGTPGTPPIPPQPGYPGIPGTPGIPGTPGTPPIPPQPGYPGIPGTPGIPGTPGTPPIPPQPGYPGIPGTPGIPGTPGTPPIPPQPGYPGIPGTPGIPGTPGTPPIPPQPGYPGIPGTPGIPGTPGTPPIPPQPGYPGIPGTPGIPGTPGTPPIPPQPGYPGTPGTPGTPGIPGIPGKPGKPGKPGRPGKPGVPPVPPQPGYPGTPPYPEIPGKPGKPGHHGHPGSSTPDQPPYPPYPGYPPGHEGPIGGVGPDGPNGPWPNGPDGPQGPSGPGGPGGPGGPGGPEGGIGGVGGIGGDGPPGPDGPWPTGSPGPDGPWPGDPDYVPGAHPTIRPHYEGPIKIQYPIKYYEPTTPTSYVYPLYGQKQVERLTSNSKFELKYFNNETSKEGYEKNVESTTFTYPSKISGPIGVKDTYIDSQFGNRSQRPGYQTGQVNQNADEINSLLQTQRKELRKYTEQEDQSNYEDLKKIVSQIPQTVYDEVGPTTSEKYSSRERLQQSSRENRKYPQQVTKLSEPVIRIETSPEENTAALIKQVNQLSEKSSEPNFEFAAIGVQPPNPINIKPYEQSVGPDPETCPCYLVEPGNDTVTTTSTTSIPLIGQLGFIPVVFVPYCPGNDETDSENMKDMFPSAMPVPYACDTCGLQTGKIETKLLSVNQLGNIENLREALRQAKLGFLNVSARRRTERRGAKSRHVK; encoded by the exons GTGATTGCCACATCTCTGTTGCAATACACACAGCAACAAGGAAGTAGGCAGAGTAGAGAAGTAATATTGAACATCAGTGACGAGCAGAAAATTCAATACCTAAATCAAGATTTCTATTCGA ATGCATATAATTATGGCTATGAAGTAAGTCCCAACGGACAATTTCATCACGAGGTACGCGGTCCAGACGACATCACGTATGGATGCTATGGATATATTGATCCATTTGGAAAGCTGAAAACAACGTTCTACATCAGCGATGGTTGGGGATATCGAGTTGTTCAACCAGGAAACTCGGTTGAATTGTTCCTTCATGAACACGAACATCACCACGAAGATGACACAGGACAACATCATCAGGAACATGATGATCATCACGATCATCATGGGGTGATTACAGAATGGGCAAATTTGTATTTCCCAGAAATATGTAGACAATTCGATGGAACAGGTTCCGGATCAAACGTCATACCAATACCAG GATATCCTGGAATGCCGGAAAAACCATCACAACCAGGATATCCAGGCAAACCAGGAACTCCTGGTATACCTGGCACACCAGGAACGCCAGGACAACCCGGCTATCCTGGAACACCACCACAACCTGGATACCCAGGAACGCCTGGAACACCAG GTACACCGGGAACACCGGGATATCCTGGAACACCACCCCAACCCGGATATCCAGGCAAACCCGGAACACCTGGCACTC CTGGCACCCCTGGCACACCTGGAACGCCAGGACAACCCGGCTATCCTGGAACACCACCACAACCCGGATACCCAGGCAAACCCGGAACAC CTGGCACTCCTGGCACACCTGGAACGCCAGGACAACCCGGCTATCCTGGAACACCACCCAAACCTGGATACCCAGGCAAACCCGGAACACCTGGCACCCCTGGCACACCTGGAACGCCAGGACAACCCGGCTATCCTGGAACACCACCACAACCCGGATACCCAGGCAAACCCGGAACACCTGGCACACCTGGCACACCAGGCACAC CAGGAACGCCAGGACAACCCGGCTATCCTGGAACACCACCACAACCTGGATACCCAGGCACGCCTGGAATACCAGGTACACCGGGAACACCGGGATATCCTGGAACACCACCCCAACCTGGATATCCAGGCAAACCCGGAACACCTGGCACTCCTGGCACAC CTGGAACGCCAGGACAACCCGGCTATCCTGGAACACCACCACAACCCGGATACCCAGGCGAACCCGGAACACCCGGTACACCCGGAACACCAGGAACGCCAGGACAACCCGGCTATCCTGGAACACCACCACAACCCGGATACCCAGGCAAACCCGGAACACCCGGTACACCCGGAACACCAGGAACGCCAGGACAACCCGGCTATCCTGGAACACCACCACAACCTGGATACCCAGGCACGCCTGGAATACCAGGTACACCGGGAACACCGGGATATCCTGGAACACCACCCCAACCTGGATATCCAGGCAAACCCGGAACACCTGGCACTC CTGGCACGCCTGGTACACCAGGATCACCAGGACAACCTGGCTATCCTGAAAAACCACCTCAGCCGGGATACCCAGGCAAACCTGGAGCACCTGGTACCCCTGGTACGCCCGGAACGCCAGGAAAACCCGGCTACCCCGGAAAACCGCCGCAGCCTGGATACCCAGGCAAACCCGGAACACCTGGCACTCCAGGCACACCTGGAACGCCAGGACAACCCGGCTATCCTGGAACACCACCCCAACCTGGATATCCAGGCACACCTGGAATAC CTGGCACTCCTGGCACACCCGGAACACCACCTCAAC CTGGTTATCCTGGAACGCCACCTCAACCTGGATATCCTGGCACACCTGGAACACCTGGCACTCCTGGCACACCCGGAACACCACCTCAGCCTGGATATCCAGGCAAGCCTGGCACACCTGGAACGCCTGGTACACCCGGAACGCCAGGGCAACCTGGCTACCCTGGAACACCGCCGCAACCTGGATACCCGGGCACACCTGGAACGCCTGGAACTCCTGGCACACCCGGAACGCCTGGGCAAC CTGGTTATCCTGGAACGCCACCTCAACATGGATATCCTGGCACACCTGGAACACCTGGCACTCCTGGCACACCCGGAAAACCACCTCAGCCTGGATATCCAGGCAAGCCTGGCACACCTGGAACGCCTGGTACACCCGGAACGCCAGGGCAACCTGGCTACCCTGGAACACCGCCGCAACCTGGATACCCGGGCACACCTGGAACGCCTGGCACTCCTGGCACACCCGGAACACCACCTCAGCCTGGATACCCAGGCAAGCCTGGCACACCCGGAACGCCTGGGCAACCTGGCTACCCTGGAACACCATCGCAACCTGGATACCCGGGCACACCTGGAACGCCTGGATACCCAGGCAAGCCTGGCACACCTGGCACTCCTGACACAC CCGGAACGCCAGGGCAACCCGGATTCCCCGGAATACCACCTCAACCTGGATACCCCGGAACGCCTGGAATACCCGGTGGCCCAGCGCATCCAGGTTATCCTGGTACACCAGGAATTCCGGGCAAACCTGGGAAACCTGGGAAACCGGGGAAACCTGGTAAACCTGGGAAACCTGGCGTCCCAGCAATTCCAGAACAACCACCATATCCTGGTTCATCCGAAACTCCAGAAACTCCCGGCATACCATATCCACCGCCATATCCACCATCTCCTGAATATCCCGTCTCCCCTGGTAGTCCAGGGGCTCCCGGATTGCCTGGAATACCCGGAATACCAGGTAAACCTGGCAGACCTGGCAAACCTGGCAAACCTGCCAAACCAAGCAAACCTGGACATCCATCACATCCTGGTTACCCTGGAAGTCCCGGTTCACCAGGTAGTCCGGGTCATCCTGGTTCTCCTGGTACGCCAGGACATCCTGGCACTCCCGGGACACCAGGAACTCCTGGAATACCCGGCACACCACCAATACCTCCACGTCCAGGTTATCCCGGCATCCCTGGTACACCGGGAATTCCCGGAACACCCGGAACTCCACCAATACCTCCACAGCCAG GTTATCCCGGCATCCCTGGTACACCAGGAATTCCCGGAACACCCGGAACTCCACCAATACCTCCACAGCCAGGTTATCCCGGCATCCCTGGTACACCAGGAATTCCCGGAACACCCGGAACTCCACCAATAC CTCCACAGCCAGGTTATCCCGGCATCCCTGGTACACCAGGAATTCCCGGAACACCCGGAACTCCACCAATACCTCCACAGCCAGGTTATCCCGGCATCCCTGGTACACCAGGAATTCCCGGAACTCCCGGAACTCCACCAATACCTCCTCAGCCAGGTTATCCCGGCATCCCTGGTACACCAGGAATTCCCGGAACACCCGGAACTCCACCAATACCTCCACAGCCAGGTTATCCCGGCATCCCTGGTACACCAGGAATTCCCGGAACACCCGGAACTCCACCAATACCTCCACAGCCAGGTTATCCCGGCATCCCTGGTACACCGGGAATTCCCGGAACACCCGGAACTCCACCAATACCTCCACAACCAGGTTATCCCGGTACCCCCGGTACGCCAGGAACTCCTGGAATACCAGGTATACCTGGAAAACCTGGTAAACCTGGCAAGCCGGGCAGGCCAGGAAAACCTGGGGTTCCACCTGTCCCACCACAACCAGGATACCCTGGAACACCGCCATATCCAGAGATCCCTGGAAAGCCTGGGAAACCTGGACATCATGGACATCCCGGATCATCAACCCCAG ATCAGCCTCCATATCCCCCATATCCAGGATATCCTCCCGGGCATGAAGGCCCAATTGGTGGTGTAGGTCCAGATGGTCCCAATGGCCCATGGCCCAATGGTCCGGATGGTCCTCAAGGACCAAGTGGTCCAGGTGGACCAGGCGGACCAGGCGGGCCAGGTGGCCCTGAAGGTGGAATTGGAGGAGTAGGAGGTATAGGTGGCGATGGACCTCCTGGTCCAGATGGTCCATGGCCGACAGGTTCGCCCGGTCCAGATGGGCCATGGCCTGGTGATCCCGACTACGTGCCTGGAGCTCACCCAACAATTCGTCCACACTACGAAGGGCCAATTAAGATTCAATATCCCATTAAGTATTACGAACCTACGACGCCGACCTCTTATGTTTATCCGTTGTATGGACAGAAGCAAGTAGAACGGTTAACCTCTAACTCTAAGTTcgaattgaaatatttcaataatgaaACTTCGAAGGAAGGCTACGAAAAGAACGTCGAATCTACAACGTTTACATATCCAAGCAAAATAAGCGGTCCCATAGGAGTGAAGGATACATATATAGACTCGCAGTTTGGAAATCGATCCCAGAGACCCGGCTATCAGACAGGACAAGTGAACCAAAATGCGGACGAAATTAATTCCTTGCTGCAAACGCAACGAAAGGAATTGCGTAAATACACAGAACAGGAAGACCAAAGTAACTACGAAGATCTTAAGAAAATTGTATCGCAAATTCCTCAAACTGTTTACGACGAAGTAGGTCCTACCACTAGTGAGAAATACTCCAGCCGAGAGAGATTGCAACAGAGCTCTCGCGAGAATCGTAAATATCCCCAACAAGTGACGAAATTGAGCGAACCGGTGATTCGAATAGAAACGAGCCCCGAAGAAAATACTGCCGCGCTTATCAAACAGGTAAACCAATTATCTGAAAAATCTAGCGAACCGAACTTCGAGTTCGCTGCGATCGGTGTTCAGCCACCGAATCCGATCAATATCAAGCCCTACGAGCAGTCTGTAGGGCCAGACCCTGAAACCTGTCCCTGTTACCTTGTCGAGCCTGGAAACGATACAGTCACAACCACGAGCACGACATCCATTCCTCTCATTGGTCAGCTTGGCTTCATTCCAGTAGTATTTGTACCATACTGTCCGGGCAACGACGAGACGGACAGCGAAAACATGAAAGACATGTTCCCCTCTGCAATGCCTGTCCCATATGCATGCGACACGTGCGGTTTGCAAACCGGAAAAATCGAAACGAAGCTTCTCAGCGTGAATCAGCTTGGCAATATAGAGAATCTTCGCGAGGCCTTGCGGCAAGCAAAACTTGGCTTTTTAAATGTTTCAGCACGGCGTCGGACGGAAAGGAGGGGGGCGAAGAGTCGGCACGTCAAGTGA
- the LOC126920895 gene encoding collagen alpha-5(IV) chain-like isoform X2, with translation MLGRVRAAFFSLVIATSLLQYTQQQGSRQSREVILNISDEQKIQYLNQDFYSNAYNYGYEVSPNGQFHHEVRGPDDITYGCYGYIDPFGKLKTTFYISDGWGYRVVQPGNSVELFLHEHEHHHEDDTGQHHQEHDDHHDHHGVITEWANLYFPEICRQFDGTGSGSNVIPIPGYPGMPEKPSQPGYPGKPGTPGIPGTPGTPGQPGYPGTPPQPGYPGTPGTPGTPGTPGQPGYPGTPPQPGYPGKPGTPGTPGTPGTPGQPGYPGTPPQPGYPGKPGTPGTPGTPGTPGQPGYPGTPPQPGYPGKPGTPGTPGTPGTPGQPGYPGTPPQPGYPGKPGTPGTPGTPGTPGQPGYPGTPPQPGYPGKPGTPGTPGTPGTPGTPGQPGYPGTPPQPGYPGTPGIPGTPGTPGYPGTPPQPGYPGKPGTPGTPGTPGTPGQPGYPGTPPQPGYPGEPGTPGTPGTPGTPGQPGYPGTPPQPGYPGKPGTPGTPGTPGTPGQPGYPGTPPQPGYPGTPGIPGTPGTPGYPGTPPQPGYPGKPGTPGTPGTPGTPGSPGQPGYPEKPPQPGYPGKPGAPGTPGTPGTPGKPGYPGKPPQPGYPGKPGTPGTPGTPGTPGQPGYPGTPPQPGYPGTPGIPGTPGTPGTPPQPGYPGTPPQPGYPGTPGTPGTPGTPGTPPQPGYPGKPGTPGTPGTPGTPGQPGYPGTPPQPGYPGTPGTPGTPGTPGTPGQPGYPGTPPQHGYPGTPGTPGTPGTPGKPPQPGYPGKPGTPGTPGTPGTPGQPGYPGTPPQPGYPGTPGTPGTPGTPGTPPQPGYPGKPGTPGTPGQPGYPGTPSQPGYPGTPGTPGYPGKPGTPGTPDTPGTPGQPGFPGIPPQPGYPGTPGIPGGPAHPGYPGTPGIPGKPGKPGKPGKPGKPGKPGVPAIPEQPPYPGSSETPETPGIPYPPPYPPSPEYPVSPGSPGAPGLPGIPGIPGKPGRPGKPGKPAKPSKPGHPSHPGYPGSPGSPGSPGHPGSPGTPGHPGTPGTPGTPGIPGTPPIPPRPGYPGIPGTPGIPGTPGTPPIPPQPGYPGIPGTPGIPGTPGTPPIPPQPGYPGIPGTPGIPGTPGTPPIPPQPGYPGIPGTPGIPGTPGTPPIPPQPGYPGIPGTPGIPGTPGTPPIPPQPGYPGIPGTPGIPGTPGTPPIPPQPGYPGIPGTPGIPGTPGTPPIPPQPGYPGIPGTPGIPGTPGTPPIPPQPGYPGTPGTPGTPGIPGIPGKPGKPGKPGRPGKPGVPPVPPQPGYPGTPPYPEIPGKPGKPGHHGHPGSSTPDQPPYPPYPGYPPGHEGPIGGVGPDGPNGPWPNGPDGPQGPSGPGGPGGPGGPGGPEGGIGGVGGIGGDGPPGPDGPWPTGSPGPDGPWPGDPDYVPGAHPTIRPHYEGPIKIQYPIKYYEPTTPTSYVYPLYGQKQVERLTSNSKFELKYFNNETSKEGYEKNVESTTFTYPSKISGPIGVKDTYIDSQFGNRSQRPGYQTGQVNQNADEINSLLQTQRKELRKYTEQEDQSNYEDLKKIVSQIPQTVYDEVGPTTSEKYSSRERLQQSSRENRKYPQQVTKLSEPVIRIETSPEENTAALIKQVNQLSEKSSEPNFEFAAIGVQPPNPINIKPYEQSVGPDPETCPCYLVEPGNDTVTTTSTTSIPLIGQLGFIPVVFVPYCPGNDETDSENMKDMFPSAMPVPYACDTCGLQTGKIETKLLSVNQLGNIENLREALRQAKLGFLNVSARRRTERRGAKSRHVK, from the exons GTGATTGCCACATCTCTGTTGCAATACACACAGCAACAAGGAAGTAGGCAGAGTAGAGAAGTAATATTGAACATCAGTGACGAGCAGAAAATTCAATACCTAAATCAAGATTTCTATTCGA ATGCATATAATTATGGCTATGAAGTAAGTCCCAACGGACAATTTCATCACGAGGTACGCGGTCCAGACGACATCACGTATGGATGCTATGGATATATTGATCCATTTGGAAAGCTGAAAACAACGTTCTACATCAGCGATGGTTGGGGATATCGAGTTGTTCAACCAGGAAACTCGGTTGAATTGTTCCTTCATGAACACGAACATCACCACGAAGATGACACAGGACAACATCATCAGGAACATGATGATCATCACGATCATCATGGGGTGATTACAGAATGGGCAAATTTGTATTTCCCAGAAATATGTAGACAATTCGATGGAACAGGTTCCGGATCAAACGTCATACCAATACCAG GATATCCTGGAATGCCGGAAAAACCATCACAACCAGGATATCCAGGCAAACCAGGAACTCCTGGTATACCTGGCACACCAGGAACGCCAGGACAACCCGGCTATCCTGGAACACCACCACAACCTGGATACCCAGGAACGCCTGGAACACCAGGTACACCGGGAACGCCAGGACAACCCGGCTATCCTGGAACACCACCACAACCCGGATACCCAGGCAAACCCGGAACACCTGGCACCCCTGGCACACCTGGAACGCCAGGACAACCCGGCTATCCTGGAACACCACCACAAC CTGGATACCCAGGCAAACCCGGAACACCTGGCACCCCTGGCACACCTGGAACGCCAGGACAACCCGGCTATCCTGGAACAC CACCACAACCCGGATACCCAGGCAAACCCGGAACACCTGGTACACCCGGAACACCAGGAACGCCAGGACAACCCGGCTATCCTGGAACACCACCACAAC CTGGATACCCAGGCAAACCCGGAACACCTGGCACCCCTGGCACACCTGGAACGCCAGGACAACCCGGCTATCCTGGAACACCACCACAACCCGGATACCCAGGCAAACCCGGAACACCTGGCACACCTGGCACACCAGGCACAC CAGGAACGCCAGGACAACCCGGCTATCCTGGAACACCACCACAACCTGGATACCCAGGCACGCCTGGAATACCAGGTACACCGGGAACACCGGGATATCCTGGAACACCACCCCAACCTGGATATCCAGGCAAACCCGGAACACCTGGCACTCCTGGCACAC CTGGAACGCCAGGACAACCCGGCTATCCTGGAACACCACCACAACCCGGATACCCAGGCGAACCCGGAACACCCGGTACACCCGGAACACCAGGAACGCCAGGACAACCCGGCTATCCTGGAACACCACCACAACCCGGATACCCAGGCAAACCCGGAACACCCGGTACACCCGGAACACCAGGAACGCCAGGACAACCCGGCTATCCTGGAACACCACCACAACCTGGATACCCAGGCACGCCTGGAATACCAGGTACACCGGGAACACCGGGATATCCTGGAACACCACCCCAACCTGGATATCCAGGCAAACCCGGAACACCTGGCACTC CTGGCACGCCTGGTACACCAGGATCACCAGGACAACCTGGCTATCCTGAAAAACCACCTCAGCCGGGATACCCAGGCAAACCTGGAGCACCTGGTACCCCTGGTACGCCCGGAACGCCAGGAAAACCCGGCTACCCCGGAAAACCGCCGCAGCCTGGATACCCAGGCAAACCCGGAACACCTGGCACTCCAGGCACACCTGGAACGCCAGGACAACCCGGCTATCCTGGAACACCACCCCAACCTGGATATCCAGGCACACCTGGAATAC CTGGCACTCCTGGCACACCCGGAACACCACCTCAAC CTGGTTATCCTGGAACGCCACCTCAACCTGGATATCCTGGCACACCTGGAACACCTGGCACTCCTGGCACACCCGGAACACCACCTCAGCCTGGATATCCAGGCAAGCCTGGCACACCTGGAACGCCTGGTACACCCGGAACGCCAGGGCAACCTGGCTACCCTGGAACACCGCCGCAACCTGGATACCCGGGCACACCTGGAACGCCTGGAACTCCTGGCACACCCGGAACGCCTGGGCAAC CTGGTTATCCTGGAACGCCACCTCAACATGGATATCCTGGCACACCTGGAACACCTGGCACTCCTGGCACACCCGGAAAACCACCTCAGCCTGGATATCCAGGCAAGCCTGGCACACCTGGAACGCCTGGTACACCCGGAACGCCAGGGCAACCTGGCTACCCTGGAACACCGCCGCAACCTGGATACCCGGGCACACCTGGAACGCCTGGCACTCCTGGCACACCCGGAACACCACCTCAGCCTGGATACCCAGGCAAGCCTGGCACACCCGGAACGCCTGGGCAACCTGGCTACCCTGGAACACCATCGCAACCTGGATACCCGGGCACACCTGGAACGCCTGGATACCCAGGCAAGCCTGGCACACCTGGCACTCCTGACACAC CCGGAACGCCAGGGCAACCCGGATTCCCCGGAATACCACCTCAACCTGGATACCCCGGAACGCCTGGAATACCCGGTGGCCCAGCGCATCCAGGTTATCCTGGTACACCAGGAATTCCGGGCAAACCTGGGAAACCTGGGAAACCGGGGAAACCTGGTAAACCTGGGAAACCTGGCGTCCCAGCAATTCCAGAACAACCACCATATCCTGGTTCATCCGAAACTCCAGAAACTCCCGGCATACCATATCCACCGCCATATCCACCATCTCCTGAATATCCCGTCTCCCCTGGTAGTCCAGGGGCTCCCGGATTGCCTGGAATACCCGGAATACCAGGTAAACCTGGCAGACCTGGCAAACCTGGCAAACCTGCCAAACCAAGCAAACCTGGACATCCATCACATCCTGGTTACCCTGGAAGTCCCGGTTCACCAGGTAGTCCGGGTCATCCTGGTTCTCCTGGTACGCCAGGACATCCTGGCACTCCCGGGACACCAGGAACTCCTGGAATACCCGGCACACCACCAATACCTCCACGTCCAGGTTATCCCGGCATCCCTGGTACACCGGGAATTCCCGGAACACCCGGAACTCCACCAATACCTCCACAGCCAG GTTATCCCGGCATCCCTGGTACACCAGGAATTCCCGGAACACCCGGAACTCCACCAATACCTCCACAGCCAGGTTATCCCGGCATCCCTGGTACACCAGGAATTCCCGGAACACCCGGAACTCCACCAATAC CTCCACAGCCAGGTTATCCCGGCATCCCTGGTACACCAGGAATTCCCGGAACACCCGGAACTCCACCAATACCTCCACAGCCAGGTTATCCCGGCATCCCTGGTACACCAGGAATTCCCGGAACTCCCGGAACTCCACCAATACCTCCTCAGCCAGGTTATCCCGGCATCCCTGGTACACCAGGAATTCCCGGAACACCCGGAACTCCACCAATACCTCCACAGCCAGGTTATCCCGGCATCCCTGGTACACCAGGAATTCCCGGAACACCCGGAACTCCACCAATACCTCCACAGCCAGGTTATCCCGGCATCCCTGGTACACCGGGAATTCCCGGAACACCCGGAACTCCACCAATACCTCCACAACCAGGTTATCCCGGTACCCCCGGTACGCCAGGAACTCCTGGAATACCAGGTATACCTGGAAAACCTGGTAAACCTGGCAAGCCGGGCAGGCCAGGAAAACCTGGGGTTCCACCTGTCCCACCACAACCAGGATACCCTGGAACACCGCCATATCCAGAGATCCCTGGAAAGCCTGGGAAACCTGGACATCATGGACATCCCGGATCATCAACCCCAG ATCAGCCTCCATATCCCCCATATCCAGGATATCCTCCCGGGCATGAAGGCCCAATTGGTGGTGTAGGTCCAGATGGTCCCAATGGCCCATGGCCCAATGGTCCGGATGGTCCTCAAGGACCAAGTGGTCCAGGTGGACCAGGCGGACCAGGCGGGCCAGGTGGCCCTGAAGGTGGAATTGGAGGAGTAGGAGGTATAGGTGGCGATGGACCTCCTGGTCCAGATGGTCCATGGCCGACAGGTTCGCCCGGTCCAGATGGGCCATGGCCTGGTGATCCCGACTACGTGCCTGGAGCTCACCCAACAATTCGTCCACACTACGAAGGGCCAATTAAGATTCAATATCCCATTAAGTATTACGAACCTACGACGCCGACCTCTTATGTTTATCCGTTGTATGGACAGAAGCAAGTAGAACGGTTAACCTCTAACTCTAAGTTcgaattgaaatatttcaataatgaaACTTCGAAGGAAGGCTACGAAAAGAACGTCGAATCTACAACGTTTACATATCCAAGCAAAATAAGCGGTCCCATAGGAGTGAAGGATACATATATAGACTCGCAGTTTGGAAATCGATCCCAGAGACCCGGCTATCAGACAGGACAAGTGAACCAAAATGCGGACGAAATTAATTCCTTGCTGCAAACGCAACGAAAGGAATTGCGTAAATACACAGAACAGGAAGACCAAAGTAACTACGAAGATCTTAAGAAAATTGTATCGCAAATTCCTCAAACTGTTTACGACGAAGTAGGTCCTACCACTAGTGAGAAATACTCCAGCCGAGAGAGATTGCAACAGAGCTCTCGCGAGAATCGTAAATATCCCCAACAAGTGACGAAATTGAGCGAACCGGTGATTCGAATAGAAACGAGCCCCGAAGAAAATACTGCCGCGCTTATCAAACAGGTAAACCAATTATCTGAAAAATCTAGCGAACCGAACTTCGAGTTCGCTGCGATCGGTGTTCAGCCACCGAATCCGATCAATATCAAGCCCTACGAGCAGTCTGTAGGGCCAGACCCTGAAACCTGTCCCTGTTACCTTGTCGAGCCTGGAAACGATACAGTCACAACCACGAGCACGACATCCATTCCTCTCATTGGTCAGCTTGGCTTCATTCCAGTAGTATTTGTACCATACTGTCCGGGCAACGACGAGACGGACAGCGAAAACATGAAAGACATGTTCCCCTCTGCAATGCCTGTCCCATATGCATGCGACACGTGCGGTTTGCAAACCGGAAAAATCGAAACGAAGCTTCTCAGCGTGAATCAGCTTGGCAATATAGAGAATCTTCGCGAGGCCTTGCGGCAAGCAAAACTTGGCTTTTTAAATGTTTCAGCACGGCGTCGGACGGAAAGGAGGGGGGCGAAGAGTCGGCACGTCAAGTGA